GGACATGCTCATCCTGCGGAGCGCCGAACGGAGGGACATGCCCATTGGTGGAGCCGAGCGATGGGCATGCTCGTTGCAGGCAGTCAGCAACGAGCATGTCCGGACCGGCTAGCGGACGGCGACGCGGATCCGGTTGCGCCACGGATCCTCGAAGCGCAGTTCGGCCCCGGTGTGGTGGGACTGGACGCCGGCCGTCTTGAGCCGGTCTGCCAGGGCTGCGACGTCGTCGCCGGAGGGCACTTCGATCAGCACCTCGCCGAGCCCCAGCGTGTCGCGGCGCGGTCCGGCGCCGCGGCTGTTCCAGACGTTCATGGCCATGTGGTGGTGGTAGCCGCCGGCGGAGACGAAGAGTGCCTGGCCATGCCAGCCTGCGGTCTTCTCGAAGCCGAGCGTGCCGACGTAGAAGTCATGGGCGGACTGCACGTCGCCGACCTGCAGGTGGACGTGCCCGACGCCGGCGTCCGCCTCCCGCTGCCCGGCAAGCGACGCTTCGGTGAGGTGCTGCTGCAGGTAGCGCTGCGGCGGCAGGGCAAGGCTATCCATGACAACGTTCCTGCCCTCCCAGGCCCAGGCCTCGCGGGGCCGGTCCCAGTAGAGCTCGATGCCGTTGCCCTCGGGGTCGTTGAAGTAGAAGGCCTCGCTGACAAGGTGGTCGGCGCTGCCGGTGAAGTACTGCGGCTCGTACTGCGCGGCAGAGGCGACGGTGGCGGCCAGGGCGGGCTGGTCCTCGAACAGCAGGGCGGTGTGGAAGAGGCCGGCCTCCCCGCGGGAGGGCAGGTTTAGCCCGGGGGCCGGGGCGAGGTGGACCAGAGGCTTTGCCTTGCGCCCGAGGTAGAGTCCCCCGTCCTGCTCGGCAACGACGTCGAGGCCGAGAGCGCGCTGGTAGTAGTCCGTCATGAGCTTCATGTCGCCGACCTTGAGCATCACGGTGCCCATGGTGAGTTCGGCAGGAAGGAGATCCTGGGTGCTGGCTTCTGCGGTCATCGAAACGCTCCGGTGGTTCTGTGGCCGCCGACTTTCGGAGACCTTTACATAGACTTAAATTACTTGAAGCTTCAATTTATTCCTAAAGCGGGATACCCGCGTGGCGGATCAGTTCGCCGCGCAGCACGATGCCCATGGGCGTTTGCAGGGTGGCGAGGTTCCTGCGGGGATCCTCGGGGCAAAGCAGCACGTCAGCACTGGCACCCTCCGCGATGGCGTCGGCCCCGAGCCAGTCCCGCGCGGCCCAGGTTGCGGCGTCGAGGGCGGCACCGGCGGGGAGTCCGGCGGCATGCAGCGCCTCCACCTCATCCGCGATGCGTCCGTGCTTGATGACGCTGCCGGCGTCTGTTCCCGCATAGATGGCCACGCCGGCCTCGTACGCTTCGAGGATCCGCTCGGCGCGGCGTTCCCAGAGCCCGAGCATGTGGGCCGCGTAGCGGGGGAACTTTGCCTCGGCCTGGGCGGCGATGTCCGGGAAGGTGGCGATATTGATCAGCGTGGGAACAATCGGGACGCCCTGCTCGACGAAGCGGGGCAGGTGCCGGGGAAGCAGCCCGGTCCCGTGTTCGATGCAGTCGATGCCGGCGTCGAGCATGTCGTCCAGGGTGTCCTCCGCGAAGCAATGCGCCGTAACCCGGGCGCCTTCGTCGTGGGCGGCCCGGACCGCGTCCTTGACGACCCGGGCAGGGAAGCTCGCAGCGAGGTCGCCGGCGTCGCGGTCGATCCAGTCCCCCACCAGCTTGACCCAGCCGTCCCCGGCCCGGGCCTGCTTGCGGACAGCCTCCACGAGGCCCTCGGGTTCTACTTCGACGGCGAAGCCGCGCAGGTAGCGGCGCGTCCTCGCGATGTGCCGGCCTGAGCGGACGAGGCGCGGCAGTTCCCTGCGCTGCTGCAGCCAACGGGTGTCGTGCACGGCGCCGGCGTCGCGGACCAGCAGGGTACCCGCGTCCCGGTCGGTCAGCGCCTGCTGCTCCGCAACGTCCTCCGTGACATCGCCGCCGGGGCCCAGCCCGATGTGGCAGTGGGCGTCGACGAGGCCGGGGATGACCCACCCCTTCAGCACACGGTGCGGCGCAGCCGCGGGAGGCTCGAAGGTAAGCCTGCCGTCCACGGCCCACAGCCCGTGCCGCTCCTGGTCCGCCGCGGTGAGTACTGGGCCGCTGAACTCGATGATGCCGCTCACGGCTTATAGCCTAATCCGCATGGCAGTCCGCCGACCCAGGGCATCCAGCCCCAATTGCGCCTCGTGGGCACGCAGGGCCGCCAGGTCCCCTGAAGGTTCGGGGACCACGTGGAAACCGCAGCTCGCGTAAAACGGCGCATTGAACGGAACGTCGGCAAACGTGCACAGAGTCATGGATTCATAGCCCCGGCAGCGGGCCGCGTCGAGGGCTGCCTCCATCAGGGATCGCCCTAGCCCCCGCCCAGCGAAATCCGGATGAACCGAGAGCTGCTCCAGATGGGCCTGGCCGTCGACTTCATCGATACGGGCGAACCCCACGGGAGGGGTTCCGGCAACGAGGTAGAGAACCAGTCCAACCGGCGTCGGCGATTCGGCGGCGGGAAGCGGCTGGCACCCGAGCGCCGTCTGGAGCAGCCGATCGGCCGCCGCCTCGAGCGCCGGCAGGCTCCGGAGGTCGTCCGGCGTCGCCGCCTTGATGCGGGGCACGGCCCTGCTCTGAATCACGCTGCCACGCTAGCACGGGGGCTTGCTGCATCCCTCGACGGCGTCCCGGCGGGCTGTGGTAGCTTCGTCTACGACCACACGGGTGCCCTTGCAGGGGCTGAGATCGGGCTGACGCAGCCTGCGACCGTTGAACCTGTCCGGGTAATGCCGGCGAAGGAAGTGAGTATTTCTTTGAGCACATCAAATCCCCAGCACAGCCCTGCCCAGAACGGCCAGAACGCCGCAGCAATGGCCGTGACGCAGTCCCTGAA
The nucleotide sequence above comes from Arthrobacter sp. KBS0702. Encoded proteins:
- a CDS encoding amidohydrolase family protein; translation: MSGIIEFSGPVLTAADQERHGLWAVDGRLTFEPPAAAPHRVLKGWVIPGLVDAHCHIGLGPGGDVTEDVAEQQALTDRDAGTLLVRDAGAVHDTRWLQQRRELPRLVRSGRHIARTRRYLRGFAVEVEPEGLVEAVRKQARAGDGWVKLVGDWIDRDAGDLAASFPARVVKDAVRAAHDEGARVTAHCFAEDTLDDMLDAGIDCIEHGTGLLPRHLPRFVEQGVPIVPTLINIATFPDIAAQAEAKFPRYAAHMLGLWERRAERILEAYEAGVAIYAGTDAGSVIKHGRIADEVEALHAAGLPAGAALDAATWAARDWLGADAIAEGASADVLLCPEDPRRNLATLQTPMGIVLRGELIRHAGIPL
- a CDS encoding VOC family protein, whose product is MTAEASTQDLLPAELTMGTVMLKVGDMKLMTDYYQRALGLDVVAEQDGGLYLGRKAKPLVHLAPAPGLNLPSRGEAGLFHTALLFEDQPALAATVASAAQYEPQYFTGSADHLVSEAFYFNDPEGNGIELYWDRPREAWAWEGRNVVMDSLALPPQRYLQQHLTEASLAGQREADAGVGHVHLQVGDVQSAHDFYVGTLGFEKTAGWHGQALFVSAGGYHHHMAMNVWNSRGAGPRRDTLGLGEVLIEVPSGDDVAALADRLKTAGVQSHHTGAELRFEDPWRNRIRVAVR
- a CDS encoding GNAT family N-acetyltransferase, with product MIQSRAVPRIKAATPDDLRSLPALEAAADRLLQTALGCQPLPAAESPTPVGLVLYLVAGTPPVGFARIDEVDGQAHLEQLSVHPDFAGRGLGRSLMEAALDAARCRGYESMTLCTFADVPFNAPFYASCGFHVVPEPSGDLAALRAHEAQLGLDALGRRTAMRIRL